Within the Indicator indicator isolate 239-I01 chromosome 1, UM_Iind_1.1, whole genome shotgun sequence genome, the region ACATAAGAAAATTCAGAGGCACTTAGACCATTAGTTTTCAGGGGTTTTTACACTTtttggaccttttttttttttcctaaaggacTCCTCCACTTATAGGTGTTATACTATAATACGTGGAAACCCACCGGTAATAACCTTGCTTTTCTCAGTTACCTTTTGTGGATTACCGAGCGCTCAAGGACCACAGACAGAAAACTACCGAATTAGACTTGGTAATGTGATATGCCACCTTAAATTCCTCCAGGAAACGAAATGAAAACCAATACCAACCAGTCAGAAATGCctaggaagttaaaaaaaaatacagacttTTAACAATGCTGTACATAAATTCCACCTCAAGTACTTAACGTTTCGACCAGAAGCAGGAATTATTTTGCTAGATAAGCATAAAAGAATGTGTTTACAACCACTAAGTCATCTTCCCTGGAGAGCCACCCCACTAAACCAAAACGTCATTATGATACATGCAACAGATATATGCAACACCTCCAAAACCACGCGAAtagattttttgggttttttgcgaagagggagattcagaatgCATGTAACCTGCGCCATTACAAAGAATATCAACAGTTCCTTTACACTGAAGGAATCTCCTCGAAGCCTACTCTACTAAAAAGGAAACTAATTAAAATTAGAGCACCCGGAAAGCGAAAATAACTCTGGTAGCCTTCGAAAGAGACAGCATCAAGACGCTGAAGCGCACTTGGAGACCCCCCCTACGatctctgcagagcagttgcGAACACAAAGGCACGCTAAATAAGCCGGCACCCAACACGTTCAACTGGCTCTGCCCAGCATtcagctttcaaaacccagGAAGCACCTAAAAGCCCAGAGAACAATGACGCTATTATCCCGGCATTTACGCGTTTTGTTAGCAATCCTTAGAGGCTCAAGGCCGGTAAATCCGGAGCCTGTTCAGCCCTAGGCATAAACCACGGCTCCCGGTCTATTTTGAGCCGCCGCGATCCGCCGCCGCCCAACTTCCCCGCTGGATCTCTCCTCATGCAACAGTTCCTTCAGGGACAGAGATAGGGGTGGCGGGCGAGGGCCGCCGGGCAGCAAACCGAGCGCACGGAGAAAGCAGAAGGCCCTACCGTGCCAGGGATCCTCCCGAGGGCACggagggctgggaaggggagCAAGGGGGCCGCCCCACACAGGGCACAGGAAACTTCGCAACCGGCAGCCACCGCTACGGCGGGACAGCCGGGCTGAGAGGGGGAGCGGAACGCGCCGACAGCGCCGAGGCGGGGAACGGGGAAATGGGGCTCGGGAATGGAGCCGCTCGGCCGCCCCCCACCACGCGCGAACCCTTTCCCCACCGCGCCCCGCCCCCAGCACGCGCGCTTCGCCGTGGGGAGGCAGAATCCGCGGTTACCTACTACGGCCCCACGCTTCGGGAGAGGGGGCGCCCGGCCGCACGGAGAGCGATGGCTAGAAGGGTCGACCGCCTCTCTCCTCGCCTAGGGGGGCAACTAAGAAAACCTCAACGATGCCCTTCTCGCCTGCCTCCGCCCTTACCTAGGTAGTGCCTTCGCAGCAGGCCGGGCTCCTCCAGACCCAGACTCCGCTTCCGCACGTCCCACAGCAGATGAGGGCAGTGCCCACGGGACATGGCCCCGCGCGGAAGGAGCgcggggagaaggggaaggaggggcgTCGGGCGCTCCGCTGGTACCGGCCGTCCCGCGCGATCACCATGGAAACCGATCGGCCCGCACGCGCAGCGTTCTCACGCCCGCTTCGCGCTGAGCCACCGTCGGGGAGCGAGCGGCGACGGGGCCAGAGACAGCTCCACGCCCCGCCCCATGCATCGCGCCCCGCCCCACCGCGCCCCGCCCCCTACCGGGAAGGAGGGAGTGCCGCGCTCCGAGACTACAGGAATCTCGCGCGACCTGGAAACGTTGCCTCGGGACACCGTGCCCCGCCCCTCTCCGTCAGCTGTGGCGGAAATGACGGATGATGTCAACGCGTTCCGCTTCGCCGGCCAAACCGGCTCTCGGGCCAAACGATGAAGCCGCAGTGTCCATCTTTGATTTGGGTGTATAGTCACGTCTCAGGGGTTTTCGCGCCGGCCATCTTGAATGAGATAGCGAAGCGGCGCTAGCGGCCATCTCTGAGCCGGGCGCTCGTGCCCTTCGCGCGACGGCCGGGATAGCTCCTCGGAGCACCATGGCGCCAGCTCTCCTCAGGAGGCGGGGGCTGGCTACCCTAGCCAGTAGCGTTTCGCGAACGCCTTCGCCCCGCACCGCCTCTTGCAGAAGTCGCCAATCAGCACGCAAAACGCAGCGCTCCTCCCCCCAGCACGAGGTTGACAGATAGGCGGGGCTTGTGGGGGGCGGTGGAAGGACGGTCGGTCGCGGAGGAACGGAGTTGTCGGTACCTGCTTACCTACTGACCCGTCGCTGCTACTCGGCCCCCGCGTCTCCCTCGTCGTCTCGCCATGGCGGCCACTGCCGCGGGGCTCCGTGCCTCCTACCACCGCTTGCTCGACCGTATCGAGCTTATGTTGCCGCCGCGGTTCCGGCCCTTTTACAACCATCCGGCAGGTAAGAGGGCATTCTTCCCCGGTCAGGGCGCCTTCGCGCTAGGGTCTGCTGTCTGAGGGTCACCTCGACCCCCGGTGAGGTCCgcggaggtggtggaggactGCTGCGGGTCCCTCcgggggctgctgcagctgcctggcgTGGGGGAGGGGACGAGGCTGTCAGAGCTTTCGGCAGTGAGGCCCGCTGGGGTCGGGGGTGGGTAGGGATGTGTCCTGCGGCTGAGAGCGCGGAATCGGGGCCGAAGTTCTGCTACTCTGACGAAAGGAAACATACTTTAtgtagaaaagaagaaaaaggcagacACGATAAGAATTGTTACTCCCGTCTACCGCAATGTACTTGAGTCTTTGTTAATGTCACGTTACGCCGCGATTTGAATACGGGGACGGCTGGGCTACGTGGTCCCAGGTCAGGGGATGTGATGATTTCCAAAGGGGCCTGAAGGCTTTGGAGTAGTCACTTCTTTTAAATGGATGTGCTGAAAAAATAGGGGGAAGCACTGCATGGGTGTCTGATCTTGAAATGTAGTCTGATTTAAGTcaagctgctgtttgctttattctctttttctgcACTCGTACCAGAGACAACTGGAGTCCATTCTCTTAGCTGAAGAGCTCGAGCCTTCTGTGAAATGAGCTACCCTTACCTGACCTAAAGCTTACCTTTACTTGAGCAAACATAGGGGGGTTCGTGCTGTTAGGGAGAAATCTGTTGTAAAGTAATCAGGTTCAGTACCATCTATGTGATGTTTGCCATGTAAACAAATTGCATAAGGTAGTTAAAAAGAGCACTCAATAAAATCCTGCAGCTCCATAGGCTGTTGTTCCTACTGTTTTGTTTCAGTGTGATAAGCACCCTTAACTCTTCACCTACGTGGAATATGCACTGTGGAAATGGACTTTAGTTTTTAGTCAGTTGCTCCTTCCTCCTGTAATGGTCCTTTCTTGACACAGAAATTGTTGCATTAAAGAAATCACAATTAAAGATTGAAAACTGCAGTTATCAAAATGTTTGGTATGTACTGAATTCACTAgatgaatatatatttttaatattaatgtaatttttttatatCAGGAGTATATCCACCGCTTCCTTTGTAAAGATGACAAGCCTCTGGTTGACATATACATGCTGTGTGAAAtgtggcagctcccagctgcttttATTGAACACAAGGCGTGGCGAGCTCTGGGAACATCTGTGTTCATTCTTCATTAGAACTATAATACTAACTGAAAAAGGCTTTGGGGGTTCTCTTGCAGTGCTTTTCACGTCATGCAACTGCCTGTGGGAAACTTTTTTTCAGAATCATAATGTTGATTTAgtaaaaatccatttttagggattctgtgtgtgtgtgtgtgtgtgtgtgtgtgtatatacacacacctaTATATCTGCCATAATCCATACTGATGGTATAAGTGAGAAAACTCACAGAGCAAGCAGGTAGTAAAACTGAACCTCTGCCACTTCTGTTTCAGCCTTGAATGTCTTGAAGGTGAGTCTGTGACAAAGTTATGCAATAGATGTCACTCTGGCTGCAAAACAAGtatgttaaaaattaaaagctcaCGTTTTAGTTCTGGTGATATCTAAGTTTCTAGTCTAATTAAGGAATATTAAGTGTCATTATCATGAAATTATAAATCACATATGAGAAATTAGGAACCAGGCTTACTTCTTTTCTGGCACAAAGTAAACTTCCAGTAAAATAATTGATATCTGATTTGAAAAGTTGTTTCTCTGGCTGACACTGCACAGAGCAAGGCTGCTGGAGGACATTGAAGGGCCTGCGGCACATCACACCAACTCTTCAGACTGCCACACAGCAGGGAATGTTGCTCTTGGCAGACACAGGGAAATGTGGCCTGAGCTTGTACTCCCTTTCCTTTGGCTTCTTTGGTTCACCTTGCCTGATTTTCACTTTGCCTAGGTTCTCCAGGACAAAGACTTCTTACATTTAATAACAGTCATAAATTCTATAAAGTGGTCACACACATAATATCCAAGTTGGTCTCTGGTATGCCTCTGCTCTGATGTGCTACTGTCAAATTAATCTATGAAAAATTCTGGATGTCATGATCTAGGAAGAGTTCACTCTGGCTGAGTGCTTACTGGAGTGCTTCCAGGAGAGATGTTCTGCTTAAGGCATCAGAGAGTCTCCCCTTCTAACAACCTTGGCTTGGTTCCTTACTTTTCTTGATTCATTTCTTACTTTTGTAGTCAACAGTTTTAAATTACTTGGTCATCTATTATTGATAAAAACTTATTTCAGTCTTCTTGAAAACTTCACTAGCTGTTGCCTAGTACTCCCATATGTGAATTTGTGTTGTAGAAGAAAATAGATGACAGTAATTAAAGCTATTCCTGTGGGACCTCTGTAAGACTAATACATTAAGAGCTCTATTTGCAGTCTGATATTAATATACTAAGTAGCTGCCTAAGAGAGTAGCAACAAAGTTATATCTTTAAAGCATGAATATTGAGCTGTATTTACTCAATAAAACTAGACAGTTTTAGTGGATATGCAGCCCCAGGCATCCTAAAAAAAATGACATCCCGTGTAGGTAGAACCATTCAGTTATCCAAGCAAAAAGTAACGTGCTAGTAGTTGTTAACCGCACTTTGAAATTTGATCAGTGTTGCAAGCAGTGTGTCTAACAGGGCTTTATGCAAAGCTACCAAGCCAGTTTTtgttgctttctgtgctgcagttgtCATCCCCTTTTATAGGGCATAGTTGACTTTAAGGTGGTGGAACAACTGATATTTGTAACAATCCCCTAAATGATAAGTTGCTTCACAGATGTTTGCTGTAGAAATCTGATGATTAACTTTTCTGAATTCATTGTTTTAAATGTGAGGTTTCTTAAAACAGGGGTATAAATAGTTACTGCAAGGCCTTTTAAAGGGTGAGTAGTTAGTGGAAAATTAGCTTACATAAAAAACAAGCCACCAAAGTCTTTATTGTTTATACTCAAAAACTTTACTCATAATATGTAACTTATTATAGTGAAAACTTGGCttcctgcctggatgcattcctctgtggcctGACGTAGGTGTTCTtgttttggcagggaggttggactcaatgacctctggaggtcctttccaacccctatcattctgtgattcatcttgCACATTATCAGAATGCTGAGCAAGATCTAAAACTTAATGTGTTTTGATGAAATTGGAActattgtggtgggttgatcatagaatcattttgactggaaaatacctctgagatcattgataCCTTGTATCATGTTCTCTTTTTTAAGACTTTGAGTAGCATTCCTAAATGAGTGATTGTTGGCAGTCTGTATGTTGTAGGTGTGGCATTACAGTACTTTGTTTTAATCAACTAATGGCCATATTAGCACTGTTGTAGTATGTATTTATAGGAGAGATGTTTTCTCCTAGATCCTATTCCATTgagttttctcccttccttctgtcGATTTTGTCCTTTGCCTCTTGGCAGATTATTAGGTTGTAGGTTTGACTGAGTGGAAAGATTCTTTCTGCTGGAAAGACGTTGTTATTCAGAGGTGCAAATTAGAGGTGAATGAGGACACTGTCCTCCTGCCATTTACTGCTACTTATGTTTGCAATTTATACTCAATTTAACCATGTCATACTGCTGTGCAGCATGTCTTCTGTAGCAGGAAGAAGTGGGCTGTGatttgggaaggaaaggaggaactGATTTGTATCAGTAATAAAATACTGTGGTGTTTTAGTTTATAAAGATTTCAAATACTAATTCTGCTAGTGCAGCTGTAGGGCAGCTTTGAATCACTCTGCAGAAACTGTCTGCACTATTCCTACACCTTATCCTAACTCTTTTCATTATGAATGCATTTTACCTGCTGTAGTGTCCTTGTTTGCTTTAATGTGGAAATACAAAATCCTACTCATCTGTGGCAGAAATGGGTGGACTGATTGCTCAACAGAATGTTGATGTACCGACTTAGTTTCTTGTCATCTTGTGCTAAAATTCACCATACACAATttgttatttaaaacaaaccaagctTACTATATGTATTAATAGCCACATCTGTCTGaataatttaacttttttttttcactccctcAGGTCCCAAAACAGTGTTTTTCTGGGCACCTATTATGAAATGGGTAAGTATGAGATGCCAGCTGCTGTCCGGATGTCAGTCAGAGAGCAATCAGCAGTAACCCTTTCAGCAAGAAACGGTTTCTCAGCAGATATCTGAGCCTGTGAAAAGATTTCACATTAAGGCTCTAATTCTTAATATGCAGGGAGAAACAAAATTAGCCTTAATAACAGTAGCACAACATGCAGAGAATGCAGTGTGTGTGAAAATCGTTTGAGGAAAATTTGTAATATTCACTGAAAGTTTCACAAGAGCTTTCTCCTGTGAAACACTAACTGTTGCTCAAGATAGGCATGAGCTGGCATAATTCAAAACTCTTAAACCATGTATTTCTTCTGAGATAGAGGAAGTTGAAGACTATCTTAAGGAAACCAGTTCTTAAGCCTCATAGTTTGAAGGTAGGTTAAAGTGTGTCAGAGTGCGAGGTAATtttgagaaaacaaaattaaaaaggcaactGCCATTTTGGCTGTCAGTAGCTCTCTGTTTCCTTTGCAATTCTGGTTCCCACTTGGTTACACCCCTTGGTTATGTTTGTGCACTAGTGAAGTATATGTCTCTTTCTACAGTCGTACCTCCTCCCAATTGTATTGGTACAGATAAATTACCTCTACATTCATAAAACTGTTTGATAACTTGTTTGACATTACCTACTCTTCTAGTTGCTATCTGGTTCGTAAGTCCATTGTGAACCTCAGCTTTTTATAGGTCACAGGCAATGCATTGTGCTCTGAGCTGTAGCTTGGTTTTGATGTCAAGCTAAACTGGAGCTGCAGTAGCATGGTTAACCTCTCCCTTATTCAGAGACTCACCCAGGCAGCATATTCTTGAGCCTGAGCATACAGGGAAATCTTCTGAGCAGGCTGCTGTTTACTGCTGCTCTATCAAAGAGCTtatacacagatttttttttttttaattgaacatACAGGAAGACTTCTCTAagctcacagtgaagttcttcactgagaaGTTTAAAATTACTTCCCCCCTAGATGGCAAAGGTGCATTTACTGCAGTTACCCAAGTGTGCTGAAAGTCTCCATGGCACAAGTGTGGCAGTATCAATCCTGTAAGAGAAGAGCACATGGAAGTCTGCCTTTGAAAACTGGTTTCTTAATTGGAGCCAAAAGAGTCTCTAGTGGCAGTCAGTTAATTTAAAACATTAGGACTCTCTTATCTGTGGgatttggttggtgttttgttggtttttttaactcATATAGCGTGAAATTGTATTTCCAGTAGAGGGCAATgacttaacagaaaaaaaatcaagtgtttGCTAGCAATGGTGTCAAGTAGATCAGCCAAGCTATTCCTCACTCCACCTGGAAGTTTTAAACCTTTGttgaaattatatttaaaaagaagCAGTTTTACCTCCTCAGATGAAGCTGAATGAAAACTGTATGGTGTCACACCTATATCTTTACCAGCAATATCTCATGCTGAGCTTTAGGAAGAAGCTTTAGGCCTTATTTAGGTAATCTACTTGTTGCATGAAAACCAATTCTTTTTCAATTGCTTTCTTAAGCAACTGGGATTAAATTAACATTGTTCTTAAATGAATACAAAATTTCCACTGCCTGGGATGTTACTGCAAGCCAGTTGCACACCCCATAATTGTGTTCTTATTTCTACCACAAGGGAATAAAAGTATATGTTGTCTCCATGAATCTAATTACTCTGCTCATATATTGGATCCCATCTCCTGCATAATGCGTATAGAATGAGCACTGAGCTATGAAGCAACTTCCCCTTGTAAAGTGTTTGATCTGTTACAGGAGGTCCTTCCTGGTACTCAACTGGTGTCCACTGAATTTCTCTTCACAGGGTTTGGTATGTGCTGGACTGGCTGATATGGCCAGACCAGCAGaaaagctcagcacagcacagtctGCAGTACTAATGGCGACAGGTAAAGGCAAAGTTACTCCATGCTTTTCTACAACACTCTCTCTAAAGCCATATATGCTTCCTTCTGAGGCCTGTGTCAGTACCTCTTAGAAAACTGTCTTATGCTAGCTCTCACTATTGCTATTCTAGGACAGATCTATACTCGCTTTTAAACCTGTAAGGGTTCTTTGATTACGTAACAGTTTTCTACACGTGTCTTAATTTGGAATTGTCCAGAGTAAGTTTTTATGAGTTAGGATATGAATTTAATCCTTTAAGTTCTAATAATGCCACTCGTTCCACTAAGGGACCTCTTTTGCTTCAGGTCACGTAATTTTGAAATTTGTCCAGGATATGGTGACTTTTTTTAGAACAGACTTTTAAGGAATTAAACAATGGTAGGGTAATGACACTAATGTAACTGGAAAGAATGTCTCTGTGTTAAAAGAGCTTGGAAGCAGGGGTACATGgactgctgcactgctgcctgctgtgaatTTTCACAGTGCCAGAAACAATATTCTGTATTCAAAGTGTTCCACCAGATCTTGCCAAGGGTGAGACTGGTGGAAGCTAAAGCTGAAAATCAAAACTGCAGCTGccactttctcctttctctggacTTTATTTTGAATCTGATGTAGTGCTGTGCATTTTGCATGATATATAAACCTTTCTTGACTGGCAGTTTCTGTAATCCCTTAGCTGGTGCAACAAGATGGATATACTACAGTAGGATGTCAGTAGTCTCTTTctcttggagactttcaaaacccacctggatgcattcctatgcggactaccctaagtgatcctgctctggcaggggggttggacctgatgatctcttgagctcccttccaaactctgataTACCGTGATACTGTGAATGTCACTACCCTGCAACTGTGCTGGAGAATTAAGGCTTAGACTGCTATACAGAGGATCTTTGTTTGATACTAACAGTGTGATTGACCTTATTGTTTAGTTATTTGTGaaaaatcaagaatcaagaatcaagaaggttggaagagacctcaaggatcatcgagtccaacctgtcaccctacacctcatgcctatctaaaccatggcaccaagtgccacgtccaatcccctcttgaacacctccagggatggtgactccaccacctccctgggcagcacattccaatggccaaccactctctctgtgaagaactttctcctcacctccagcctaaacctcccctggcgcagcttgagactgtgtcctcttgttctggtgctggttgcctgggagaagagaccaaacccctcctggctacaacctcccttcaggtagttgtagacagcaatgaggtctcccctgagccttctcttctccaggctaaacagtcccagctccctcagcctctcctcatagggcttgtgctcaaggcctctcaccagcctcgttgcccttctctggacatgctccagcaattcaacatctttcctaaactgaggggcccagaactggacacagtactcaaggtgtggcctaaccagtgctgtgtacaggggtacaatgacctccctgctcctgctggccacactgttcctgatgcaggccaggatgccattggctctcttggccacctgggcacac harbors:
- the MPC2 gene encoding mitochondrial pyruvate carrier 2, producing the protein MAATAAGLRASYHRLLDRIELMLPPRFRPFYNHPAGPKTVFFWAPIMKWGLVCAGLADMARPAEKLSTAQSAVLMATGLIWSRYSLVIIPKNWSLFAVNFFVGCAGGSQLFRIWRYNQELKAKQQE